The following are from one region of the Bos mutus isolate GX-2022 chromosome 18, NWIPB_WYAK_1.1, whole genome shotgun sequence genome:
- the GPR32 gene encoding LOW QUALITY PROTEIN: probable G-protein coupled receptor 32 (The sequence of the model RefSeq protein was modified relative to this genomic sequence to represent the inferred CDS: deleted 2 bases in 1 codon; substituted 1 base at 1 genomic stop codon) — translation MTPTSETECQPERIQGLHQLTIAVLSVSFAVGVVANGLVLWMMVFRMPRAVTTIWFSHLAFADFMALLPLPITIYSLVTGQWPLTAAACKLYITFLAISFFTSIWFLVLISLDRCISVAYPFWSRNHRTMQRAVWLAGCVWLLALVTCSPNLIFQDVEKQKGCEYCSFKFTTRARNDSKAEEERVAVTLIHILLGFLVPLAIIGTCAYFIRTRLRQEGCAHARRRKRLLLMLLSAFFAFWFPFNMVLVAXLWQARDKLRPILWATFSLGCFNSCLNPFLYVFIGRDFQEKFFQSLPSVLARAFGEEGFFSACPQGEAPRG, via the exons ATGACTCCTACCTCCGAGACCGAGTGCCAGCCTGAGAGGATCCAGGGCCTCCACCAGCTGACCATCGCTGTGCTGTCTGTGTCCTTTGCGGTCGGTGTGGTGGCCAACGGGCTGGTGCTCTGGATGATGGTTTTCCGAATGCCTCGCGCTGTTACCACCATCTGGTTCTCCCACCTGGCCTTCGCAGACTTCATGGCCTTATTGCCCTTGCCGATCACCATATATAGCTTGGTCACTGGCCAGTGGCCCCTCACAGCTGCAGCCTGCAAGCTCTACATCACCTTCTTGGCCATCAGCTTCTTCACCAGCATCTGGTTCCTGGTCCTCATCTCCCTGGACCGTTGCATCTCCGTTGCTTACCCGTTCTGGTCCCGAAACCACCGCACCATGCAGCGAGCAGTCTGGCTGGCTGGGTGTGTGTGGCTCCTGGCTCTTGTCACTTGCTCTCCAAACTTGATTTTCCAAGACGTTGAAAAACAGAAGGGATGTGAATACTGCAGCTTCAAGTTTACCACAAGGGCTAGGAATGACTCCAAGGCTGAGGAGGAGAGAGTCGCGGTGACCCTCATCCACATCCTGCTGGGCTTCTTGGTGCCCTTGGCGATCATCGGTACCTGTGCCTACTTCATCCGCACCCGGCTTCGGCAGGAAGGCTGTGCCCATGCCCGCCGGCGAAAGAGGCTGCTGCTCATGCTGCTGAGCGCCTTTTTCGCCTTCTGGTTCCCGTTTAACATGGTGCTGGTGGCCTGACTGTGGCAAGCCAGAGATAAGTTGCGGCCCATCCTCTGGGCTACCTTCTCCCTGGGTTGTTTCAACAGCTGCCTCAACCCTTTCCTGTATGTCTTCATTGGCAGAGATTTCCAAGAGAAGTTTTTCCAGTCTTTACCTTCTGTCTTGGCCCGGGCATTTGGCGAGGAGGGGTTTTTC TCAGCCTGTCCCCAAGGTGAAGCCCCCAGGGGATGA